In the genome of Maribacter forsetii DSM 18668, the window AAATTATTTACTTTTGCAGACAGATCCAAATTAAACAATGAAAGACTTATTTGATAGAATTTTAGCGAATAAAGGCCCTTTAGGTAAATGGGCTTCACAAGCAGAGGGGTACTTTGTGTTCCCTAAATTGGAAGGTCCTATTTCTAATAGAATGAAATTTCAAGGTAAAGATGTTATTACCTGGAGTATCAATGACTATTTAGGGTTAGCAAATCTTCCAGAGATAAAGCAGGTTGATGGTGAGGCTGCAGCTGAATATGGTTCTGCATACCCAATGGGAGCAAGAATGATGAGTGGTCATACGGAGTTTCATGAGCAATTAGAGCAAGAATGTGCTGCTTTTGTTCAAAAAGAAGCTTCTTACTTATTAAATTTTGGGTACCAAGGTTTCATGTCTGTAATTGACGCCCTTGTTACTAAAGATGATATAATAGTTTATGATGTAGATTGTCACGCCTGTATTATTGACGGTGTGCGTTTGCATATGGGTAAACGTTTTACGTTTGTTCACAATAATCCAGAAAGTTTAGAAAAGAACTTAGAGCGTGCTACAAAATTAGCCGAGCAAACTGGTGGAGGTATTTTGGTTATCTCTGAAGGTGTATTCGGTATGCGTGGAGAGCAAGGTATCTTAAAAGAGATTGTTGCTTTAAAAGATAAATTCAACTTTAGATTATTGGTTGATGATGCACACGGTTTTGGTACTTTAGGTGAAACTGGTGCCGGTGCAGGTCAAGAACAAGGCGTGCAAGATGGTATTGATGTTTACTTGGCAACTTTTGCTAAGTCTATGGCCAGTATTGGTGCTTTTGTTGCTGCTGACCAAGAAATTATAGATTATTTAAAATATAACCTTCGTTCTCAAATGTTCGCTAAATCATTACCAATGGTTTATGTAAAAGGAGCATTGAAACGTTTAGATATGTTACGTACGCAACCAGAGCTTAAAGCTAAACTTTGGGAGAACGTAAATGCATTACAAAACGGATTAAAAGAAAAAGGTTTTGATATTGGTACAACTACTAGTTGTGTAACACCGGTATACCTTAATGGTAGTATTCCTGAGGCAATGGCGTTAGTAAAGGATTTACGTGAAAATCACGGTATTTTCTGTTCTATTGTTGTGTATCCGGTAATTCCTAAAGGACTTATTCTTTTACGTTTAATACCTACTGCTACACATACGTTGCAAGATGTTGAAGAAACATTGGCAGCATTCTCAGCTATTAGAGAGCGTTTGCAGAATGGTACTTACAAAAGATTATCTGCTGCTGTTGCAGCTGCAATGGGAGAGTAATTTCTTATTGAATTATATTAGAAAAGCCCGAAATCATTTGATTTCGGGCTTTTTATTTTTGTCTTTTTTTAAAGCGATTTTCTATACGTTCTTCTGCGTTTATAGACTTTAGGGTCAAAGTGTTTCCACATCTGTTTAATAGCTAAATTTTCTTCCAATTCAGGTGTTCTGTAACACATATCAATACCTTTTTCGCTAAATGTTTTATGGTATTCGTTGAATATTACAGCCGTAACACCTTTATTTTGATATTCTGGATCTATACCTATTAAATAGAAAATAACATCCTTACTATTTTTCTTAGCTTTTAATAAATGGAACAAACCGAAGGGAAATAACTTTCCCTTTGCCTTTTGTAAAGCTTCGGAAAAAGCAGGCATAACAATAGCAAAGGCTATTAGCTTATCATCTTTATCCTTTACAAACTTTATATATTCTGGATTGATAAAGCTGATGTATTTTTTCTTGAAGTATGCTTTCTGTATTTCTGTAATAGGAACAAATGAAGAAAGGTTGGCATATGTTGCGTTAAAGAGGTCGAACATTTCATCTGCCATAGGCATGACTTCTTTAGTTTTGGTAAAATTGACTTCTTTAAGTCCGTAGCGTTTTTTTACCAAATCATTTAGTCTGGTAAACAAAGCGGGATCTGCATTTTTTGCAGGGAACTTGTTTTCCATGTATTCCTTTTCCTTTACAAAGCCTAAATTTTCATAATGGTCTTTGTAGTAAGCATGGTTATACCAAGTGATCATGGTGCCAATATGGTCAAAACCTTCTACTAGAACTCCAACTTTATCTAGATTTGAAAATCCTACGGGACCCTCCATATATTCTAAGTTGTGTTCTTTTCCTATTTCGGCAACCTTGTCTAAAAGTGTTTTTGAAACTGCTGGGTCATCAATAAAATCGAACCAGCCAAATCGCATTTTCTTTACGTTTTGTTGATTTATTTCTAGGTGATTGATTACTGCAGCCACACGGCCTACAATCTTATCTCCATCCTTAGCCAGAAAGAACCAAGCTTCAGCATCCTTAAAAACAGGATTTTTATCCTTGTCAAAGCTTTCTAGCTCATCATTAATGATTGGTGGCACCCAATATTTATTGTCTTTATATAGCGAAAACGGAAAGGTTACAAAGCGTTTTAAGTCTTGCTTTGTTTTAGCTTCATGTAATGTGATCATTGAACTTCTTTAGAAGTGCCAATATTAGTGATATTAATCAACAAATTAAGTGGTTAATAGTGAAAAATAGGGCGGTAGTGGTCAATTAAAAGTCTATCTCGCTACTCTCTTTCTTTTTCTTCTTTTCCGCTTTCTTTAATTTCTTAAGTTGTTTTTTAGAAGGACCAAGGTCAATGTCTTCTGCACCGCTTCCTTTTTCGTTCTTTTCCTTCTTTTTCTTTTTCATAGCCTTCTTGTCAATGGCTCCGCCATTTTGGTCAGCTTCTTGGTCTTCAATTGGTTTAAGCTTGTCTTTGTGGAAATCCATTCTATACGAACCACCTATCCCAAAGAAAATACGAGTAGGAGTATTTTTTAAACTGGCTCCCATGTTAATATCCAATTGAAAATTTTCTTTAAGTAAATGTGCAATACCACCACGGATTAATAAATCTGAATAACGATCACTATCTATACCTTGGTGTTCAACAAAAACACTCCACTTCGGGTTTCTAAAAGCATGTGATAACGAAATAGTATAGCTTAACTCTGGGTCATCTGTTGTAATGCGATCATAAGCTGTATTGGTAATTAAAACAAACCTTGGTGTCAAACGACTTTGGGTTGCAATCATACCACGGTAAGAAATAGTTGGTTCACCAATGTAAAAAGGATTGTCTCCTAATACAAAGTTTGCGCCACCATAAATAGAAACGGCAGGCAAAAGATTTTTGAATTGAAATTTGTTGTTTGCTCTCCAGCTGTAAAGATTTGGTTTATTTGCTTCCGGGTTTTTAAACGGATCGTAAACAAGAAACTTTAGTCCTAATCTATTTCTGGTAAAATCTGTTCGCTTCCCTGTAACATCAAAATTTAAATAGGTGATATTTTGGTTTTGGAAAGTACCCTCATAATTCAGTTCTAGTTTCTCAAATAGTAATCCGTATCGTAATGATATGTCGGTACCCCAAATATTAGACTCTGTATTTAAAAGTGTATGATCTTTTTGCTCATAAAATAGTCCCATTTCTGCTTGCACCACGTTTTTTCCGACGGCATAAGCACTTACAGATACTCCTGGTCTATTAGAATTTATAACATCTGTGTACTGTGAAATACCCGCCAGCGGTAGAAGAAATAATAGAGTTAATACGTATTGATATGACTTAGAGTAGGCAAAAAGACTATTCATGAACACGATTTTATATTTATTTTAATAGTATGATTCTTTATATACAACGTGATAATTGTATTTTTGATATATCTTAAGTAAGAATAAATGGCTTTTTTAAAAACTATATTAATTATTCTTTTGGTGTATTACTTGCTGAAATTTTTGGCGAAGTTGTTTGCGCCAAAAATATTGAACTACGCAGCCAAGAAAACAGAATCTCATTTTAGGGAAGCTTTTGATAATCAACGTCCTTTTGAACAAGAGGAAGATGAAAGTGTTATTGTCAATAAAAAACCATCTCGAAAAAAGAACGATTCAGAAAAAGTAGGTGAATACATTGATTTTGAAGAGCTAGACTAGTTATCTTTGCCAAAACACTACTTATTTAGCAAATGAAGCAAGGCTTAAAATTCTTTTTCATCCATTTTTTTGTTGTTGTATTTTTTATCATTGCTGCACTGGCATATTTTAGCCCTGTGCTTCAAGGTAAAGTTATGTACCAGCATGACATTGCCCAGTATACGGGTATGGCAAAAGAGCAGAATGATTTTCGAAAATCTAACGACCAAGAACCGTATTGGACCAATAGTGCATTTGGTGGCATGCCAACATACCAACTTGGTGCAAACTATCCGCATAATTACATCAAAAAATTAGATCGATTAATTCGTTTTTTACCTAGACCTGCAGATTACCTTTTTCTTTACTTCATAGGTTTTTATATTCTTCTTTGTTGCCTAAAAGTAGACTATAGACTGGCAGTTGTTGGTGCTTTGGCATTTGGTTTTTCCACTTATCTTATAATTATTTTAGGTGCCGGGCATAATGCAAAAGCACATGCTATGGCTTATTTGCCAGTATTGTTGGCTGGTATTGTTTTAGTTTTTAGAAAGAAATACCTCTGGGGATTTGTTTTAACAGCCTTGGCTATGGCTCTTGAAATTACAGCCAACCACTATCAAATGACCTATTACTTTATGCTGCTAGTTCTCATTTTGGGTGTGGTGTATTTGGTGTATGCAATAAAGGATAAAAAATTAAAACACTATTTCATTTCTGTTGGCATCCTATTGTTAGCGGTGACTTTGGGGATTGCTGCCAATGCAACAGGGTTAATGGCTACTAAAGAATATGCTGACTGGAGTACACGTGGTAAAAGCGAATTGACCATTAACCCAGATGGTTCACCAAAAGCAGACACTGGTGGATTAAGTAAAGCCTATATTACCAATTGGAGTTATGGTATTGCGGAATCTTTAAACTTATTTGTTCCCCGTCTTTTTGGTGGTGCAAGTCAAGAGAACTTGGGTGAGAATTCTAAATCTTATAATTATCTGATTGATAAGGGCTTGGCAAGATCAAGTGCTTTGGATTTTGTAAGTGGTTTACCTTTGTATTGGGGAGAACAGCCTGGAACCTCTGGTCCGGCATATTTGGGTGCGGTTATATTCTTCTTGTTTATTCTAGGATTATTTTTGGTTAAAGGCAAGCACAAATGGTGGTTGCTGTTCGGTTCAATAATGTCATTGATACTATCCTGGGGTAAAAACTTTAGTGCTTTAACCGATTTCATGATAGATTACTTTCCTCTATATGATAAGTTTAGGGCAGTGTCATCTATACAGATTG includes:
- a CDS encoding aminotransferase class I/II-fold pyridoxal phosphate-dependent enzyme — translated: MKDLFDRILANKGPLGKWASQAEGYFVFPKLEGPISNRMKFQGKDVITWSINDYLGLANLPEIKQVDGEAAAEYGSAYPMGARMMSGHTEFHEQLEQECAAFVQKEASYLLNFGYQGFMSVIDALVTKDDIIVYDVDCHACIIDGVRLHMGKRFTFVHNNPESLEKNLERATKLAEQTGGGILVISEGVFGMRGEQGILKEIVALKDKFNFRLLVDDAHGFGTLGETGAGAGQEQGVQDGIDVYLATFAKSMASIGAFVAADQEIIDYLKYNLRSQMFAKSLPMVYVKGALKRLDMLRTQPELKAKLWENVNALQNGLKEKGFDIGTTTSCVTPVYLNGSIPEAMALVKDLRENHGIFCSIVVYPVIPKGLILLRLIPTATHTLQDVEETLAAFSAIRERLQNGTYKRLSAAVAAAMGE
- a CDS encoding transporter, with protein sequence MNSLFAYSKSYQYVLTLLFLLPLAGISQYTDVINSNRPGVSVSAYAVGKNVVQAEMGLFYEQKDHTLLNTESNIWGTDISLRYGLLFEKLELNYEGTFQNQNITYLNFDVTGKRTDFTRNRLGLKFLVYDPFKNPEANKPNLYSWRANNKFQFKNLLPAVSIYGGANFVLGDNPFYIGEPTISYRGMIATQSRLTPRFVLITNTAYDRITTDDPELSYTISLSHAFRNPKWSVFVEHQGIDSDRYSDLLIRGGIAHLLKENFQLDINMGASLKNTPTRIFFGIGGSYRMDFHKDKLKPIEDQEADQNGGAIDKKAMKKKKKEKNEKGSGAEDIDLGPSKKQLKKLKKAEKKKKKESSEIDF
- a CDS encoding YfhO family protein; this translates as MKQGLKFFFIHFFVVVFFIIAALAYFSPVLQGKVMYQHDIAQYTGMAKEQNDFRKSNDQEPYWTNSAFGGMPTYQLGANYPHNYIKKLDRLIRFLPRPADYLFLYFIGFYILLCCLKVDYRLAVVGALAFGFSTYLIIILGAGHNAKAHAMAYLPVLLAGIVLVFRKKYLWGFVLTALAMALEITANHYQMTYYFMLLVLILGVVYLVYAIKDKKLKHYFISVGILLLAVTLGIAANATGLMATKEYADWSTRGKSELTINPDGSPKADTGGLSKAYITNWSYGIAESLNLFVPRLFGGASQENLGENSKSYNYLIDKGLARSSALDFVSGLPLYWGEQPGTSGPAYLGAVIFFLFILGLFLVKGKHKWWLLFGSIMSLILSWGKNFSALTDFMIDYFPLYDKFRAVSSIQIVLELCVPVLAILALKKLFKDKVPQADKIKSLTIASAIILGLGVVLFIFKGAFHFVGANDDSLRMTGLEELPEMLRLDRKSVYTSDLLRSLAFALGTALLIWLYLKGKLKMNFLIIAIGILVVVDLVGVDLRYVNNDNFVSKRKMLEPFQESTADKIIAKDDGVFRVFDQTDGFDSAKTAYFHQSITGYHAAKPAGMQDLFNFHVYNGNLSVLNMMNIKYVIRQDQEGNVFPIENPNANGNAWFISQLEPVANADAEIMALDSLDTKNVAVVNSSKFSDIYPLTYQVDSTASISLIDYEPNHLTYTSKNSNEGVAVFSEMYYENGWNAYIDGKESDYFKVDYVLRALKIPSGEHKIEFKFEPEVVATGSKITLASTILLGLVIIGGFGFSFWRSKKEEEA